The Candidatus Aegiribacteria sp. sequence GTTTTCAGTAATAAGGTCGTCAGTTGATTTGTACACTTCCGCTGAGCTTGCCAGAAGCATCCTTGCCCGGGGGCATTTTGAAACCATGTACTCGAGAACCGATACGGTTCCCATCAGATTGATCTCGTAAGCCTTATGGATTTCCTTCAAGGATTTCGAAACGGAACTCATGGCCGCAAGATGTATTATGTACCTTACTTCTCCGAGCTCTTCAGGCGGTGGCGCCGGGAGTTTCCAACCGATTTTCCTGACCCCTTCGGGAGCTTGAAAGTCATCGGTTATGTCAACAGCGATATCGTTCTCTCCCATTCCGAGTTCGTTCATGAGATGGTAACCTACGAAACCTGCCGCACCGGTTACGAGAACAGGTCCGGGTTCCAGGTTTGCATTTCTGCGATTGTCTATATCTGCCATTGTTCAATTCCTCCGACCAAGATACCGGATCTCCTCTTTGAGCAGAATGCCGCTCTTTTCAAAAACCACTTCACGCACGGTGTCAATAAGTTCCGCTATATCAGCGGATGTTGCGTCTCCGGTATTTATAATAAAATTCGCGTGTTTTTCTGAAACCATGGCGCCACCTGCCGTTTTTCCCTTCAGTCCGGCATCCTCTATCAGTTTTCCGGGGGGAATCCCTTCTTCAGGTTTTTTAAACACGCTTCCTGCATTGGGGTGCTGAAGGGGAAACTTCTTCCTGCGCAGATCCAGGATTCTCTTTCCTTCGGAGCGAAGAACACCGGGATCATCGACCCCAAGCAGCATCTCTACCCCTGTAATAACAGTCTTCTCGTCCTGAAATCTGCTGAATCTGTATCCGAAACAGCATTCATCCCGGTCTATAATATTCTCTGAACCCCTGAAATCCAATACTGATACACTTTTCAGACAATCCGATATTGAATTTCCGTAAGCCCCGGCATTCATGAATACCGCCCCGCCAACTGTCCCGGGAATACCTATGGCGAATTCCAGCCCCGCAGCTCCTCTGCTGCAGGCAGCCCCGGACAACGATGGCAGGTGAACACCTCCACCGCTTTTGAGAACCCAACCGCTTTCCAGTGGACGCCATCTGATCTTCGACATATCCCCAAAAAGCCTGATTATCACTTCACCGCAGCCTGCGTCCGAAGCCAATACATTCGACCCCTGACCGAGAATGAACCATGAGATTCCTTCTTTGAACGTAAGAGCCAGGAGATCGGCAAGCATTCCGGTAGAGGTGACAGTCACAGAAACCGCGGGGCCTCCGGTCCGCCAGGTAGTCAGTTCACTCAGCTGCATTATCTCGACGTCTGACGGAAAATACTCACTGAGTAATCGATAGGTTGATTCTATACTATTCAAAATCCCTGCCTGACAATCCCAGCAAACATCCGCCAACCGAGAGGTAAGTGAAAAGAAAAGAAGGCTTCCCAACTATTTCCATCCACCTCAGTACGCATCTGTATACCGGTCGAAGGAGAGCAAGTTTTACCAATATTCTCATTGCTATGGTCGCCGGATTTGCAGGTCTTGAAAACACAGGTTTAATCCAGTTGGTCCCCTGAAGACCTTCCGCTTCCGGTATTTTCTCAAGAATATACCCAATCCCGTATTTCCCGTACTCGACCATTTTCGCCGAATGCTCCCGAATGGTAACATCAATCCCAAGATGATACACCCTTAAATCAGGATCCCAGTAAAAGGATACTCCTTTCCTGGCCAGTCTGAATCCGATTTCAGTATCTTCTCCGCCCCAGTGATCTATGGCGATATCAAACCCTCCAGTCGATTCAAGAAGAGACAGTGGAAGACT is a genomic window containing:
- the murB gene encoding UDP-N-acetylmuramate dehydrogenase; translation: MNSIESTYRLLSEYFPSDVEIMQLSELTTWRTGGPAVSVTVTSTGMLADLLALTFKEGISWFILGQGSNVLASDAGCGEVIIRLFGDMSKIRWRPLESGWVLKSGGGVHLPSLSGAACSRGAAGLEFAIGIPGTVGGAVFMNAGAYGNSISDCLKSVSVLDFRGSENIIDRDECCFGYRFSRFQDEKTVITGVEMLLGVDDPGVLRSEGKRILDLRRKKFPLQHPNAGSVFKKPEEGIPPGKLIEDAGLKGKTAGGAMVSEKHANFIINTGDATSADIAELIDTVREVVFEKSGILLKEEIRYLGRRN